A single region of the Bos mutus isolate GX-2022 chromosome 17, NWIPB_WYAK_1.1, whole genome shotgun sequence genome encodes:
- the DHX37 gene encoding probable ATP-dependent RNA helicase DHX37, whose product MGKLRRRYNIKGRQQTAPGTSKGPPEPPPVRLELEDKDTLKGVDASNALVLPGKKKKKTKAPPLSKKEKKPLTKKERKMLQRILDQKEKKSQRAEMLQKLSEVQVSEAEMRLFYTTSKLGTGERMYHTKEKPDDVAAQGSEKISSLSGAHRKRRRQEAEEESESSVDSEPEEAPTDNRSEASAGSAPAHVPPAPSGARGQNPAPSGPAETPAPPAATPTAASALVRPPSKPAVFIPVNRSPEMQEERLKLPILSEEQVIMEAVAEHPIVIICGETGSGKTTQVPQFLYEAGYSSDNSIIGVTEPRRVAAVAMSQRVAKEMNLSPRVVSYQIRYEGNVTEETRIKFMTDGVLLKEIQKDFLLLKYKVVIIDEAHERSVYTDILIGLLSRIVCLREKRHLPLKLLIMSATLRVEDFTQNQRLFTQPPPVIKVESRQFPVTVHFNKRTPLEDYSGECFRKVCKIHRMLPAGGILVFLTGQAEVHALCRRLRRAFPLTRHRPPEKDDQRDSVEETRRFKKSRARAKKAQAMTLPQISLDSYSVLPAGDGDEDREAEMDDEEEAALASDLDLDLGDHGADGGEQPDACLPLHVLPLYSLLAPEKQAQVFQPPPEGTRLCVVATNVAETSLTIPGIKYVVDCGKVKKRHYDRVTGVSSFRVTWVSQASADQRAGRAGRTEPGHCYRLYSSAVFGDFEKYPPPEITRRPVEDLILQMKALNIEKVINFPFPTPPSVEALIAAEELLIALGALQAPPKTERVKQLQRSRLSCPITELGRTMATFPVAPRYAKMLALSRQHGCLPYTITIVAAMTVRELFEELDRPAASDEELARLKGKRARVAQMKRIWAGQGASLKLGDLMVLLGAVGACEYAGCSPQFCEANGLRYKAMMEIRRLRGQLTTAANAMCPEAGLFVDPKMQPPNEDQVTYLRQVVTAGLGDHLARKVRSEDLVDDKWRNAYKTPLLDDPVFIHPSSVLFKELPEFVVYQEIVETTKMYMKGVSTVDMQWIPVLLPSYCQFDKPLEEPPPAYCPEKGRMLCHRASVFYRVGWPLPAVQVDFPEGLDCYKHFARVLLEGQVFPKLASYKGCLLSSPSTMLKTWARLQPRTESLLRALVAKKANCRDALLVAWSKNPKYLLTEYLEWLPQAVHTDVEKAWPPTRDH is encoded by the exons ATAAGGACACGTTGAAAGGAGTCGATGCAAGCAACGCTCTTGTCCTTCccgggaagaagaagaaaaagaccaaAGCCCCTCCCCTGTCCAAGAAGGAGAAGAAGCCGCTGACCAAGAAAGAACGGAAAATGCTGCAGAGAATCTTagaccagaaggagaagaagagccAG CGAGCTGAGATGCTACAGAAATTGAGTGAAGTCCAGGTTTCAGAAGCTGAGATGAGACTCTTCTACACCACGTCCAAGCTGGGCACTGGAGAACGCATGTACCACACCAAAGA GAAACCAGATGATGTGGCAGCCCAGGGTTCAGAGAAGATCAGCAGCCTCAGTGGAGCCCACCGGAAGCGCCGCCgccaggaggcagaagaggagtCTGAATCCTCAGTGGACTCTGAACCCGAGGAGGCCCCAACAGACAATCGGTCAGAGGCCAGTGCAGGGTCGGCCCCAGCACACGTGCCACCAGCTCCATCTGGGGCCAGGGGCCAGAACCCAGCACCCAGCGGCCCAGCTGAGACTCCTGCCCCTCCAGCAGCTACTCCCACGGCAGCCTCTGCCCTGGTCAGGCCCCCATCGAAGCCCGCAGTCTTCATCCCCGTGAACCGCTCCCCCGAAATGCAG GAAGAGCGGCTGAAGCTCCCGATTCTCTCTGAAGAACAAGTGATCATGGAGGCAGTGGCTGAGCACCCTATCGTCATCATATGTGGTGAGACCGGCAGCGGGAAGACCACCCAGGTGCCGCAGTTTCTCTACGAAGCAGGCTACAGCAG CGACAACAGCATCATTGGCGTCACGGAGCCCCGCCGAGTGGCTGCCGTGGCCATGTCCCAGCGGGTAGCCAAGGAGATGAATCTGTCGCCACG GGTCGTCTCCTACCAGATCCGATATGAAGGAAACGTGACCGAAGAGACCAGAATCAAGTTCATGACTGATGGTGTCTTGCTCAAGGAAATCCAGAAG GACTTCCTGCTGCTGAAGTACAAGGTGGTGATCATCGACGAGGCCCACGAGAGGAGCGTGTACACTGACATCCTCATCGGCCTCCTGTCCCGCATTGTGTGTCTCCGGGAGAAG AGGCACCTGCCGCTGAAGCTGCTCATCATGTCGGCCACGCTGCGAGTGGAGGACTTCACCCAGAACCAGCGGCTCTTCACCCAGCCACCCCCGGTCATCAAG GTCGAGTCCCGGCAGTTCCCGGTGACAGTGCACTTCAACAAGCGGACGCCACTGGAAGACTACAGCGGGGAGTGCTTCCGGAAGGTCTGCAAGATCCATCGCATGCTGCCCGCAG GCGGCATCCTGGTGTTCCTCACGGGGCAGGCGGAGGTGCACGCGCTGTGCCGCAGGCTGAGAAGAGCCTTCCCCCTCACCAGACACAGGCCCCCAG AAAAGGACGATCAAAGAGATTCAGTAGAAGAAACAAGGAGGTTTAAGAAGTCACGGGCACGGGCGAAGAAGGCCCAGGCCATG ACCCTGCCGCAGATCAGCTTGGACAGTTACTCGGTGCTGCCAGCGGGCGACGGCGATGAGGATAGGGAGGCAGAAATGGACGACGAGGAGGAGGCGGCCCTGGCCTCCGACCTGGACCTGGACTTAGGGGACCATGGAGCGGATGGAG GTGAGCAGCCCGATGCCTGTCTCCCCCTTCACGTGCTCCCTCTGTACTCGCTGCTGGCCCCGGAGAAGCAGGCGCAG GTCTTCCAACCTCCCCCAGAGGGGACACGGCTGTGTGTCGTGGCCACCAACGTAGCCGAGACGTCCCTGACCATCCCGGGCATCAAGTACGTGGTAGACTGTGGAAAGGTCAAGAAGCGGCACTACGACCGTGTCACTGGCGTGTCCTCCTTCCGCGTCACCTGGGTCTCCCAGGCCTCAGCTGATCAGCGGGCGGGCCGCGCGGGCCGGACAGAGCCTGGCCACTGCTACAG ACTCTACTCATCTGCGGTTTTCGGTGACTTTGAGAAGTACCCCCCTCCTGAAATCACCCGGAGGCCGGTGGAGGATTTGATCCTTCAGATGAAAGCTCTCAACATCGAAAAG GTCATCAACTTCCCCTTTCCAACACCCCCCTCCGTGGAGGCCCTCATCGCTGCTGAGGAGCTGCTGATTGCACTGGGTGCCCTGCAGGCTCCCCCAAAAACAGAAAG GGTGAAGCAGCTGCAGAGGTCCCGGCTGAGCTGCCCCATCACCGAGCTGGGCAGGACCATGGCCACGTTCCCTGTGGCGCCACGCTACGCCAAGATGCTGGCGCTGAGCAGGCAACATGGCTGCCTGCCCTACACCATCACCATTGTGGCTGCCATGACCGTCCGGGAGCTCTTCGAGGAGCTGGACAG GCCAGCTGCCAGTGACGAGGAGCTTGCCAGACTGAAGGGCAAGCGGGCCCGCGTGGCTCAGATGAAGAGGATCTGGGCAGGGCAAGGAGCTTCTCTGAAGCTTGGAGACCTCATGGTACTGCTGG GCGCCGTGGGAGCCTGCGAGTATGCAGGCTGCTCACCCCAGTTCTGTGAGGCCAACGGACTGCGGTACAAGGCCATGATGGAGATCCGGCGCCTGCGGGGCCAGCTGACCACCGCAG CCAACGCCATGTGCCCTGAGGCCGGGCTCTTCGTGGACCCTAAGATGCAGCCGCCTAACGAGGACCAGGTGACCTACCTGCGGCAGGTTGTGACAGCCGGCCTGGGTGACCACCTGGCCCGCAAAGTCCGGAGCGAGGACCTGGTGGACGACAAGTGGAGGAATGCCTACAAG ACCCCTCTCCTCGATGATCCTGTCTTCATCCACCCCAGTTCTGTGCTCTTCAAGGAGCTCCCTGAGTTTGTGGTCTACCAGGAAATCGTGGAGACCACCAAGATGTACATGAAAG GTGTATCGACCGTGGACATGCAGTGGATCCCAGTCCTGCTGCCTTCTTACTGCCAGTTTGACAAGCCCCTGGAGGAGCCACCCCCCGCCTACTGCCCCGAGAAGGGCCGGATGCTGTGTCACCGGGCCAGCGTGTTCT ATCGCGTTGGCTGGCCGCTCCCAGCCGTCCAGGTGGATTTTCCAGAAGGCCTTGACTGCTACAAACACTTTGCCCGGGTTCTGCTGGAGGGGCAG GTCTTCCCCAAGCTGGCCTCATACAAGGGCTGTTTGCTGTCCAGCCCCAGCACGATGCTGAAGACATGGGCcag GCTGCAGCCCAGGACAGAGAGCCTCCTGAGAGCCCTTGTTGCCAAGAAAGCCAACTGCCGAGATGCCTTGCTGGTGGCTTGGAGCAAAAACCCCAAAT ACCTGCTGACCGAGTACCTTGAGTGGCTCCCACAGGCCGTGCACACTGATGTTGAGAAAGCCTGGCCACCCACCCGTGACCACTGA